The Kitasatospora sp. NBC_00374 genome has a segment encoding these proteins:
- a CDS encoding aspartate-semialdehyde dehydrogenase, producing MRIGIVGATGQVGGVVRSILAERAFPVEQLRLFASARSAGRTLPWQDTEITIEDAATADYSGLDIVIFSAGGSTSRALAPKVAAAGAVVIDNSSAWRRDPEVPLVVAEVNPDAVADRPKGIIANPNCTTMAAMPVLRPLHQEAGLAALVVSTYQAVSGSGLAGVSELHDQALKVVDGAAALAHDGSAVEYPAPNVYKRPIAFNVIPLAGSVVEDGSNETDEEQKLRHESRKILGIPELKVAGTCVRVPVFSGHSLQINARFERPITPQRAAELLADAPGVELSEIPTPLQAAGQDPTYVGRIRSDETVEHGLSLFLSNDNLRKGAALNAVQLAELVAAELRG from the coding sequence ATGAGGATCGGCATCGTAGGAGCAACCGGCCAGGTCGGCGGAGTGGTCCGCAGCATTCTGGCGGAGCGCGCGTTCCCGGTGGAGCAGCTGCGGCTGTTCGCGTCGGCACGTTCGGCGGGGCGCACGCTGCCCTGGCAGGACACCGAGATCACCATCGAGGACGCGGCCACGGCCGACTACAGCGGCCTCGACATCGTGATCTTCTCGGCCGGCGGATCCACCTCCAGGGCCCTCGCCCCCAAGGTCGCCGCAGCCGGCGCCGTGGTGATCGACAACTCCTCCGCCTGGCGCCGCGACCCCGAGGTCCCGCTGGTGGTCGCCGAGGTCAACCCGGACGCCGTCGCGGACCGCCCCAAGGGCATCATCGCCAACCCCAACTGCACCACCATGGCCGCCATGCCGGTGCTGCGCCCGCTGCACCAGGAGGCCGGCCTCGCGGCCCTCGTCGTCTCCACCTACCAGGCGGTCAGCGGCAGCGGCCTGGCCGGCGTCTCCGAACTCCACGACCAGGCCCTCAAGGTGGTCGACGGCGCGGCCGCCCTCGCGCACGACGGCTCCGCCGTCGAGTACCCGGCGCCCAACGTCTACAAGCGCCCGATCGCCTTCAACGTGATCCCGCTCGCGGGCTCGGTCGTCGAGGACGGCTCCAACGAGACCGACGAGGAGCAGAAGCTCCGCCACGAGAGCCGCAAGATCCTCGGCATCCCCGAGCTCAAGGTCGCCGGCACCTGCGTGCGCGTCCCGGTCTTCTCCGGCCACTCGCTCCAGATCAACGCCCGCTTCGAGCGCCCGATCACCCCGCAGCGCGCCGCCGAACTCCTCGCGGACGCCCCGGGTGTCGAGCTCTCCGAGATCCCCACCCCGCTCCAGGCCGCCGGCCAGGACCCGACCTACGTCGGCCGCATCCGCAGCGACGAGACCGTCGAGCACGGCCTGTCGCTCTTCCTCTCCAACGACAACCTCCGCAAGGGCGCGGCCCTCAACGCCGTCCAGCTCGCGGAGCTGGTGGCGGCGGAGCTGCGCGGCTGA
- a CDS encoding dihydrodipicolinate synthase family protein, producing the protein MELHGIHIPLVTPFAADGSVALDALESLAHRLLDAGAAGLVALGTTGEPATLGAAEKQSVIAVVGGVCRARGAVLTVGAGSADTAGTVEALAALDGVADAALVTVPAFVRPGEAGVLAHFTHLAEHSPVPLVVYHIPYRTGQALGAAALRRIGELPGVAGLKLATGAVDGDAVELLADLPPGFAVLAGDDLVVSPLLALGAAGGILASAHLATERFVALEQAWRAGDVSAARALGHRLAGLSKAAFAEPNPAVVKGVLHARGLIPTPDVRLPLLPAGGETVAAALAALGKL; encoded by the coding sequence ATGGAACTGCACGGCATCCACATCCCCCTGGTCACCCCGTTCGCTGCGGACGGCTCGGTCGCCCTCGACGCCCTGGAAAGCCTGGCGCACCGGCTGCTGGACGCCGGCGCGGCCGGCCTGGTCGCGCTCGGCACGACCGGCGAGCCCGCCACCCTGGGCGCCGCGGAGAAGCAGTCGGTGATCGCGGTGGTCGGCGGCGTCTGCCGGGCCCGCGGGGCGGTCCTCACCGTCGGCGCCGGCAGCGCGGACACCGCCGGCACCGTCGAGGCGCTCGCCGCGCTGGACGGCGTCGCCGACGCGGCCCTGGTCACCGTCCCGGCCTTCGTCCGTCCCGGCGAGGCCGGCGTGCTCGCCCACTTCACGCACCTCGCCGAACACAGCCCCGTCCCGCTGGTCGTCTACCACATCCCCTACCGCACCGGGCAGGCACTCGGTGCCGCAGCCCTGCGCCGGATCGGCGAACTGCCGGGTGTGGCCGGGCTGAAGCTCGCCACCGGCGCCGTCGACGGGGACGCCGTCGAACTGCTCGCCGACCTGCCGCCCGGCTTCGCCGTCCTCGCCGGGGACGACCTCGTGGTGTCACCGCTGCTGGCACTCGGCGCGGCGGGCGGGATCCTCGCCTCGGCGCACCTGGCGACCGAGCGGTTCGTCGCCCTGGAGCAGGCCTGGCGGGCCGGGGACGTCTCGGCGGCCCGGGCGCTCGGACACCGGCTGGCCGGACTGTCGAAGGCCGCCTTCGCCGAGCCCAACCCGGCCGTGGTCAAGGGCGTGCTGCACGCCCGGGGGCTGATCCCCACGCCGGACGTCCGGCTGCCGCTGCTGCCCGCGGGCGGGGAGACGGTCGCGGCGGCGCTGGCCGCCCTCGGGAAGCTGTAG
- a CDS encoding LysR substrate-binding domain-containing protein — protein MLDLRRLRLLRELSHRGTIAAVAEALSFSPSAVSQQLSVLEREAGVALLERTGRRVALTPAGLKLVRHTEAVLERLEQATAELAGARRGPAGPLRIGTFPSAARAIVPGALAVLTGRHPALEPMVTEVDPARVAAQLRVGELDVALVHEYDLVPAEPEPGLTVTEAIFTEPMYLAAPTAGTVADFRHAPWIVSPQGTLCHTMVVRACQAAGFAPQIRHQVDDFGTALALVGVGQGVALVPRLGTLQGSGSATLTRLPMYRRTRVAFRAGAGAHPAVAAFTAALREALPPGLIS, from the coding sequence ATGCTCGATCTCCGCCGCCTGCGGCTGCTGCGCGAACTGTCCCACCGGGGCACCATCGCGGCCGTCGCCGAGGCCCTCTCGTTCAGCCCCTCGGCCGTCTCGCAGCAGCTCTCGGTGCTGGAACGGGAGGCCGGGGTCGCCCTGCTGGAGCGGACCGGGCGCCGGGTGGCGCTCACCCCGGCGGGGCTGAAACTGGTACGGCACACCGAGGCCGTCCTGGAGCGCCTGGAGCAGGCCACCGCCGAGCTGGCCGGAGCCCGGCGCGGACCGGCCGGGCCGCTGCGGATCGGCACCTTCCCGTCCGCGGCCCGGGCGATCGTGCCGGGTGCGCTGGCCGTGCTGACCGGCCGCCATCCGGCACTGGAGCCGATGGTCACCGAGGTGGACCCGGCCCGGGTCGCGGCCCAGCTGCGGGTCGGCGAGCTGGACGTGGCGCTGGTGCACGAGTACGACCTGGTGCCGGCCGAGCCCGAGCCGGGTCTGACCGTGACCGAAGCGATCTTCACCGAGCCGATGTACCTGGCCGCCCCCACCGCGGGCACGGTCGCGGACTTCCGGCACGCGCCGTGGATCGTGTCCCCGCAGGGCACGCTCTGTCACACCATGGTGGTCCGGGCCTGCCAGGCCGCGGGGTTCGCGCCGCAGATCCGGCACCAGGTGGACGACTTCGGCACCGCGCTCGCGCTGGTCGGGGTCGGCCAGGGCGTCGCGCTGGTACCGCGGCTGGGCACCCTGCAGGGCAGCGGGTCGGCGACCCTCACCCGGCTGCCGATGTACCGCCGGACCCGGGTCGCCTTCCGCGCCGGGGCGGGTGCGCACCCGGCGGTCGCGGCCTTCACCGCGGCCCTGCGCGAGGCCCTGCCGCCGGGGCTGATCAGCTGA
- a CDS encoding AAA family ATPase produces the protein MDTARRPRARLAAAPEPEPEPERPMVGRDDELAATLAGLRRLPAVVRVSAPAGLGKTLLVDRAAGRLRADGLRVLRTRVPPLARPFPFGAFAELLHDVGPQLPEGLDPVTGALAELLPEAAPHLPPAPPPTPDPGLARHRVFRAVRAVLAALGPTVLVVDGLQWADPDSLELLRALTLDPVPTLGLLLAERPSGARGAAVPHRPPGVAGAELRLGPLNEEQVRRLCPDQPPATAAELHRWTGGAPYLLVQVLDRLEGHSPEQAVRRTADGLVHPVETGSAAADALVRACAVIGRPAGQDLLAAVAGLDGHSARTALLEALATGRLTEDADCRYGLPYPLVREAVHRAVPGPERRRAHLAAAEALRAADPVPAAELAHHLRAAGDLAGWRDQAEAAADQAVAAGDSGTATELLHQLLAEPSLPAEYRSRAALALARVCVNTLDHQQVLAVLRRIVTTADLEPATRGEVRLTLGLLLLNQEGDSEAGFRELERCVTELRERPDLAARAMGALAAPILAVHATQQARWLDRAERAARLSGDPVARTGVLASRVTWLACVGDPTAWELLAELPRTTPHQAELRQTARALCNAASGAVGWGLNEQARRYLDEGLDLAEATGMDFMQGVGRAMTLVLDWHTARLDGLETRARALLSEISEMPALRTDASLVLAHLHALHGEFDEAAAALEPLLSGGHGPDPMPFFDAHALATRLALADGHAEQAWRSLLPVLELYRTKAVWAWGCELVPEAVLAALAADAGDEARRLAEEFTLRCADHPAPAVAAGVELALGHLAVDSDPAAAADHYQRAAAIHGRIGRRYARARATELAALARLAAGQRPATPGLVEAAEEYERLGAVADSSRCAMVLREQGIGDPRAHARRGYGEELTPRELEVARLLASGRTNREIAQVLFLSPRTVEQHVAKVLRKLRVPSRREVRSALGPRP, from the coding sequence GTGGACACTGCACGACGTCCGCGGGCCCGCCTCGCCGCGGCCCCGGAGCCCGAGCCGGAGCCGGAGCGGCCCATGGTCGGCCGCGACGACGAGCTCGCCGCGACCCTCGCCGGCCTGCGCCGGCTGCCCGCCGTGGTGCGGGTGAGCGCCCCGGCCGGGCTCGGCAAGACCCTGCTGGTCGACCGGGCCGCCGGACGGCTGCGCGCGGACGGGCTGCGGGTGCTGCGGACCCGGGTGCCGCCACTGGCGCGGCCGTTCCCGTTCGGGGCGTTCGCCGAGCTGCTGCACGACGTCGGACCGCAGCTGCCCGAGGGCCTGGACCCGGTCACCGGCGCGCTGGCCGAGCTGCTGCCCGAGGCCGCCCCGCACCTCCCGCCGGCGCCCCCGCCGACCCCCGATCCGGGGCTCGCCCGGCACCGGGTGTTCCGGGCCGTACGGGCGGTGCTGGCCGCGCTCGGGCCGACCGTCCTGGTGGTCGACGGCCTCCAGTGGGCCGACCCGGACAGTCTGGAGCTGCTACGCGCGCTCACCCTCGACCCGGTGCCCACCCTCGGCCTGCTGCTCGCCGAGCGCCCCTCCGGCGCCCGGGGCGCCGCCGTGCCGCACCGCCCGCCGGGCGTCGCCGGCGCCGAGCTGCGGCTGGGGCCGCTGAACGAGGAGCAGGTCCGCCGGCTGTGCCCGGACCAGCCGCCCGCGACCGCCGCCGAGCTGCACCGCTGGACCGGCGGCGCACCGTACCTGCTGGTCCAGGTGCTCGACCGGCTGGAGGGCCACTCCCCCGAGCAGGCCGTCCGGCGCACCGCCGACGGCCTCGTCCACCCGGTGGAGACCGGATCCGCGGCCGCCGACGCCCTGGTCAGGGCCTGCGCCGTGATCGGCCGGCCGGCCGGGCAGGACCTGCTGGCGGCCGTCGCCGGACTGGACGGGCACAGCGCCCGCACCGCCCTGCTGGAGGCGCTGGCGACTGGCCGGCTCACCGAGGACGCCGACTGCCGGTACGGCCTGCCCTACCCGCTCGTCCGGGAGGCCGTGCACCGGGCCGTCCCCGGCCCCGAACGGCGCCGCGCCCACCTGGCCGCCGCCGAGGCACTGCGGGCGGCCGACCCGGTGCCGGCGGCCGAGCTCGCCCACCACCTGCGGGCCGCCGGCGACCTGGCCGGCTGGCGCGACCAGGCCGAGGCCGCCGCCGACCAGGCCGTGGCCGCCGGCGACAGCGGCACCGCCACCGAGCTGCTGCACCAGCTGCTGGCCGAGCCCTCGCTGCCCGCCGAGTACCGCTCCCGCGCGGCGCTCGCGCTGGCCCGGGTCTGCGTCAACACCCTCGACCACCAGCAGGTGCTGGCGGTGCTCCGGCGGATCGTCACCACGGCCGACCTGGAACCGGCGACCCGCGGCGAAGTCCGGCTCACGCTCGGCCTGCTGCTCCTCAACCAGGAGGGCGACAGCGAGGCCGGCTTCCGTGAACTGGAGCGCTGCGTCACCGAGTTGCGCGAGCGCCCGGACCTCGCGGCGCGCGCCATGGGGGCCCTCGCCGCACCGATCCTGGCCGTCCACGCCACCCAGCAGGCCCGCTGGCTGGACCGCGCCGAACGGGCCGCCCGGCTCAGCGGCGACCCGGTGGCCCGCACCGGGGTACTCGCCAGCCGGGTCACCTGGCTGGCCTGCGTCGGCGACCCGACCGCCTGGGAACTGCTCGCCGAACTCCCCCGCACCACTCCGCACCAGGCCGAACTGCGCCAGACCGCAAGGGCGTTGTGCAACGCGGCCAGCGGCGCCGTCGGCTGGGGCCTGAACGAGCAGGCCCGCCGCTACCTGGACGAGGGCCTGGACCTCGCCGAGGCCACCGGCATGGACTTCATGCAGGGCGTCGGCCGCGCCATGACCCTGGTCCTGGACTGGCACACCGCCCGCCTCGACGGGCTGGAGACCCGCGCCCGCGCGCTGCTCTCGGAGATCTCCGAGATGCCCGCGCTGCGCACCGACGCCTCCCTAGTACTGGCCCATCTGCACGCCCTGCACGGCGAGTTCGACGAGGCCGCCGCCGCCCTCGAACCCCTGCTGTCCGGCGGCCACGGACCGGACCCGATGCCGTTCTTCGACGCGCACGCGCTGGCCACCCGGCTCGCCCTGGCGGACGGCCACGCCGAGCAGGCCTGGCGCTCGCTGCTGCCCGTGCTGGAGCTGTACCGGACCAAGGCGGTCTGGGCCTGGGGCTGCGAACTCGTCCCCGAGGCCGTGCTCGCCGCGCTGGCCGCCGACGCCGGCGACGAAGCCCGGCGCCTCGCCGAGGAGTTCACCCTGCGGTGCGCCGACCACCCGGCCCCCGCCGTCGCCGCCGGAGTCGAACTCGCCCTCGGCCACCTGGCCGTGGACAGCGATCCGGCGGCCGCCGCCGACCACTACCAGCGCGCCGCCGCGATCCACGGCCGGATCGGCCGCCGCTACGCCCGCGCCCGGGCCACCGAACTCGCCGCGCTCGCCCGCCTCGCCGCCGGACAGCGGCCGGCCACCCCGGGGCTGGTGGAGGCCGCCGAGGAGTACGAGCGGCTGGGCGCCGTGGCCGACAGCTCGCGCTGCGCGATGGTGCTCCGGGAGCAGGGCATCGGCGATCCGCGGGCGCACGCCCGGCGCGGTTACGGCGAGGAGCTGACCCCGCGCGAGCTGGAGGTCGCCCGGCTGCTGGCCTCCGGGCGCACCAACCGGGAGATCGCCCAGGTGCTGTTCCTGTCCCCGCGCACGGTCGAGCAGCACGTGGCGAAGGTGCTGCGCAAGCTGCGGGTGCCGAGCCGCCGGGAGGTGCGCTCGGCGCTCGGGCCCCGCCCCTGA
- a CDS encoding DUF3291 domain-containing protein, whose amino-acid sequence MENTSELAQINISRLLAPLDSDRLAGFVAALESVNAAAEAADGYRGRLQDQDGDATAIRVFEDDWLIVNMSVWRDPRSLSAYVYSPLHREVLSRRREWFARPVEAMTALWWVPAGHRPDVAEAQARLIALREHGPTPEAFTLRHTFPAPAPAER is encoded by the coding sequence ATGGAGAACACGTCCGAACTCGCCCAGATCAACATCTCCCGCCTGCTCGCCCCCCTCGACAGCGATCGGCTCGCCGGCTTCGTGGCCGCCCTGGAGTCGGTCAACGCCGCTGCCGAGGCCGCCGACGGCTACCGCGGGCGCCTGCAGGACCAGGACGGCGACGCCACCGCGATCCGGGTCTTCGAGGACGACTGGCTGATCGTCAACATGTCCGTGTGGCGCGACCCGCGGTCACTGTCCGCGTACGTCTACAGCCCGCTGCACCGCGAGGTGCTGAGCCGGCGGCGCGAGTGGTTCGCCAGGCCCGTCGAGGCGATGACCGCCCTGTGGTGGGTACCGGCCGGGCACCGCCCGGACGTCGCCGAGGCACAGGCCCGGCTGATCGCCCTGCGGGAGCACGGGCCGACCCCCGAGGCCTTCACACTCCGTCACACTTTCCCCGCCCCCGCACCGGCGGAGCGCTGA
- a CDS encoding type II toxin-antitoxin system PemK/MazF family toxin: MTQWTQQQDDAPGRFGPDATVEVEAHQVGKVRTEYAPNHDGDPDPGEIVWTWVPYEERDGRGKDRPVLVVAREAGGSLLAVMLSSKGHAHDADWVPIGAGPWDKSGRDSWVALDRVMRVYDGGMRREACALDRARFNLVVDSLKRRYRWS, translated from the coding sequence ATGACCCAGTGGACGCAGCAGCAGGACGACGCCCCCGGCCGGTTCGGCCCCGACGCCACCGTGGAGGTGGAGGCCCACCAGGTGGGCAAGGTGCGCACCGAGTACGCGCCGAACCACGACGGCGACCCCGACCCGGGCGAGATCGTCTGGACCTGGGTGCCGTACGAGGAGCGCGACGGCCGCGGCAAGGACCGCCCGGTGCTGGTGGTGGCCCGGGAGGCCGGCGGTTCGCTGCTCGCGGTGATGCTCTCCAGCAAGGGCCACGCGCACGACGCCGACTGGGTGCCGATCGGCGCCGGCCCGTGGGACAAGTCCGGCCGGGACTCCTGGGTCGCCCTGGACCGGGTGATGCGGGTGTACGACGGCGGAATGCGCCGCGAGGCCTGCGCGCTGGACCGGGCACGCTTCAACCTGGTGGTCGACAGCCTGAAGCGCCGCTACCGCTGGAGCTGA
- a CDS encoding alpha/beta hydrolase family protein, whose product MPDGTTVAYGPHPDQVADLVLPVVGTRPAPLVVLLHGGFWRAEYDRAHIRPLAHALAARGYAVANTEYRRIGGGGGWPATFTDVALAADTLPDAVEPAHPGLVDRTAVVYAGHSAGGHLALWAALRDRLPEGAPGRAERLPAVAGVLALAPVADLAEAYRLGDGRGAVAALLGGGPDELPERYAAADPTALGAPEVPVVLVHGERDEVLPVAQARRYRDAFDGVRLVEPPGAGHFELIDPASAAWPAVADAVRLVAGPTGR is encoded by the coding sequence ATGCCGGACGGGACGACGGTCGCCTACGGGCCGCACCCCGACCAGGTGGCCGACCTGGTGCTGCCCGTCGTGGGCACCCGGCCGGCGCCGCTCGTCGTGCTGCTGCACGGCGGGTTCTGGCGGGCCGAGTACGACCGGGCGCACATCCGTCCGCTGGCCCACGCCCTGGCCGCACGCGGGTACGCGGTGGCCAACACCGAGTACCGGCGGATCGGCGGGGGCGGCGGCTGGCCGGCCACGTTCACCGATGTCGCGCTGGCCGCCGACACCCTGCCCGACGCGGTCGAGCCCGCCCACCCCGGGCTGGTCGACCGCACCGCGGTCGTCTACGCGGGGCATTCGGCGGGCGGGCACCTGGCCCTGTGGGCGGCGCTGCGCGACCGACTCCCCGAGGGTGCGCCGGGCCGGGCCGAACGGCTCCCCGCGGTGGCCGGGGTCCTCGCGCTGGCGCCGGTGGCGGACCTGGCGGAGGCGTACCGGCTGGGCGACGGCCGTGGCGCGGTGGCCGCGCTGCTCGGCGGCGGCCCGGACGAGCTGCCCGAGCGCTACGCCGCCGCCGACCCGACCGCACTGGGCGCGCCCGAGGTCCCGGTGGTGCTGGTGCACGGCGAGCGGGACGAGGTCCTGCCGGTGGCCCAGGCCCGGCGCTACCGGGACGCGTTCGACGGTGTGCGGCTGGTGGAGCCGCCGGGCGCGGGCCACTTCGAGCTGATCGATCCGGCGTCGGCGGCCTGGCCCGCGGTCGCGGACGCCGTCCGGCTGGTCGCCGGGCCCACGGGCCGGTGA
- the dnaE gene encoding DNA polymerase III subunit alpha: MSDQPYAHLHVHTEYSMLDGAARLKQLFKEVERLGQTHVAMTDHGNMYGAAEFHKQATAAGITPVIGIEAYVAPESRSNTKRILWGQPHQKRDDVSASGAYTHKTIWARDRQGLHNLFKLTSRSYAEGWLVKWPRMDKEIIAEHAAGLMATTGCPSGEVQTRLRLGQFDEAIKSASDYQDIFGKENYFLELMDHGLDIEKRVRDGLIEISRKLAIPPVVTNDSHYTTEGDAGAHDLLLCVQTGKNLSDPDRFRFDGTGYYIKSAAEMYALDSSDAWQEGCRNSQLLVAQRVDTAGMFEFKNLMPRFPIPEGFESESDFFKAKVWEGMDWRFPDGYDDEHKKLAEYEMDTIIQMGFPAYFLVVADFIMWAKQQGIAVGPGRGSAAGSLVAYAMGITDLDPIPHGLIFERFLNPERISMPDVDIDFDERRRGDVIRYVTEKWGSDKVAMIVTYGTIKAKAAIKDSSRVLGYPYAMGDRITKAMPPDVMGKGIPLSGITDSSHPRYGEAGEIRGLYESDPDVRKVIDTARGIEGLIRQPGVHAAGVIMSAEPLTDHIPVWTRHTDGVTITQFDYPTCEGLGLLKMDFLGLRNLTIMDDAVKAIEKNKGIKIELLDLPLDDKPTYELLARGDTLGVFQLDGGPMRSLLRLMKPDNFEDISAVLALYRPGPMGVNSHTNYALRKNGQQEITPIHPELEKPLEEILKPTYGLIVYQEQVQKAAQILAGYSLGQADLLRRAMGKKKKEILEAEFVPFQRGCREHGYSDAAIQAVWDVLVPFSGYAFNKAHTAGYGLVSYWTAYLKANYPAEYMSGLLTSVKDDKDKSAIYLNECRKMGIQVLPPDVNESDADFTPHGNELVRFGLTAIRNVGGPVVDSMIRTRKAKGKYASFPDFLDKVESVVCNKRTVESLIKAGAFDSLGHTRKGLTAQFEPMIDNVVGVKRKEAEGQFDLFGGDVVSDEPSFGLDVVFSEEEWEKGFLLTQEREMLGLYVSSHPLHGIEHVLSDKADCAVADLAERPDGAIVTIGGIISGLQRKMTKQGNAWAIATVEDLAGSIDCMFFPASYQLVSSQLVEDAVVFVRGKLDKREDVPRLMGMELSVPDLSNAHADAPIIISIPSVKITPPLVARLGEVLTHHRGTTEVRLRLEGTRQTTVLRLDRHRVKSDPALFGDLKQLLGPSCLASTAV; encoded by the coding sequence GGGCCAGACCCACGTCGCGATGACCGACCACGGCAACATGTACGGCGCCGCCGAGTTCCACAAGCAGGCGACCGCCGCCGGCATCACCCCGGTGATCGGCATCGAGGCGTACGTCGCGCCCGAGTCCCGCTCCAACACCAAGCGCATCCTGTGGGGCCAGCCGCACCAGAAGCGGGACGACGTCTCCGCCTCCGGCGCCTACACCCACAAGACCATCTGGGCCCGGGACAGGCAGGGCCTGCACAACCTCTTCAAGCTGACCTCGCGCTCGTACGCCGAGGGCTGGCTGGTCAAGTGGCCCCGGATGGACAAGGAGATCATCGCCGAGCACGCGGCGGGCCTGATGGCCACCACCGGCTGCCCCTCCGGTGAGGTGCAGACCCGGCTGCGGCTCGGCCAGTTCGACGAGGCGATCAAGTCGGCCTCCGACTACCAGGACATCTTCGGCAAGGAGAACTACTTCCTGGAGCTGATGGACCACGGCCTCGACATCGAGAAGCGGGTCCGCGACGGGCTGATCGAGATCAGCCGGAAGCTCGCCATCCCGCCGGTGGTCACCAACGACTCGCACTACACCACCGAGGGCGACGCGGGCGCCCACGACCTGCTGCTCTGCGTCCAGACCGGCAAGAACCTCTCCGACCCGGACCGCTTCCGGTTCGACGGCACCGGCTACTACATCAAGTCGGCCGCCGAGATGTACGCGCTCGACTCCTCGGACGCCTGGCAGGAGGGCTGCCGCAACAGCCAGCTGCTGGTCGCCCAGCGGGTCGACACCGCCGGCATGTTCGAGTTCAAGAACCTGATGCCGCGCTTCCCCATCCCGGAGGGCTTCGAGTCCGAGTCGGACTTCTTCAAGGCCAAGGTCTGGGAGGGGATGGACTGGCGCTTCCCGGACGGGTACGACGACGAGCACAAGAAGCTCGCCGAGTACGAGATGGACACCATCATCCAGATGGGGTTCCCGGCGTACTTCCTCGTGGTCGCCGACTTCATCATGTGGGCCAAGCAGCAGGGCATCGCGGTCGGCCCCGGCCGTGGCTCGGCGGCCGGCTCGCTGGTCGCGTACGCCATGGGCATCACCGACCTCGACCCCATCCCGCACGGCCTGATCTTCGAGCGCTTCCTCAACCCCGAGCGCATCTCGATGCCCGACGTCGACATCGACTTCGACGAGCGCCGGCGCGGCGACGTGATCCGCTACGTGACGGAGAAGTGGGGCTCCGACAAGGTCGCCATGATCGTCACGTACGGCACCATCAAGGCGAAGGCCGCCATCAAGGACTCCTCGCGGGTCCTCGGCTACCCGTACGCGATGGGCGACCGGATCACCAAGGCGATGCCGCCGGACGTCATGGGCAAGGGCATCCCGCTCTCCGGCATCACCGACTCCTCGCACCCGCGCTACGGCGAGGCCGGCGAGATCCGCGGCCTGTACGAGAGCGACCCGGACGTCCGCAAGGTGATCGACACCGCCCGCGGCATCGAGGGCCTGATCCGCCAGCCCGGCGTGCACGCGGCCGGCGTCATCATGTCCGCCGAACCGCTGACCGACCACATCCCGGTCTGGACCCGGCACACCGACGGCGTCACCATCACCCAGTTCGACTACCCCACCTGCGAGGGCCTCGGCCTTCTCAAGATGGACTTCCTCGGACTGCGCAACCTCACGATCATGGACGACGCCGTCAAGGCGATCGAGAAGAACAAGGGCATCAAGATCGAGCTGCTCGATCTGCCGCTGGACGACAAGCCCACCTACGAACTGCTCGCCCGCGGCGACACACTCGGCGTCTTCCAGCTCGACGGCGGCCCGATGCGCTCGCTGCTGCGCCTGATGAAGCCCGACAACTTCGAGGACATCTCCGCCGTCCTGGCGCTGTACCGACCGGGCCCGATGGGCGTCAACTCGCACACCAACTACGCGCTGCGCAAGAACGGCCAGCAGGAGATCACCCCGATCCACCCGGAGCTGGAGAAGCCCCTGGAGGAGATCCTCAAGCCGACCTACGGCCTGATCGTCTACCAGGAGCAGGTGCAGAAGGCCGCGCAGATCCTGGCCGGCTACTCGCTCGGCCAGGCCGACCTGCTGCGCCGCGCCATGGGCAAGAAGAAGAAGGAGATCCTGGAGGCGGAGTTCGTCCCCTTCCAGCGGGGCTGCCGGGAGCACGGCTACTCCGACGCGGCGATCCAGGCGGTGTGGGACGTCCTGGTCCCCTTCTCCGGCTACGCCTTCAACAAAGCCCACACCGCGGGCTACGGACTGGTCTCGTACTGGACGGCCTACCTCAAGGCCAACTACCCGGCCGAGTACATGTCCGGCCTGCTCACCTCGGTCAAGGACGACAAGGACAAGTCCGCGATCTACCTCAACGAGTGCCGGAAGATGGGCATCCAGGTCCTGCCGCCGGACGTGAACGAGTCGGACGCCGACTTCACCCCGCACGGCAACGAGCTCGTCCGGTTCGGCCTCACCGCCATCCGCAACGTCGGCGGCCCGGTCGTCGACTCGATGATCCGCACCCGGAAGGCCAAGGGGAAGTACGCCTCCTTCCCCGACTTCCTGGACAAGGTCGAGTCGGTGGTCTGCAACAAGCGGACCGTCGAATCCCTCATCAAGGCGGGCGCGTTCGACTCGCTCGGGCACACCCGCAAGGGCCTGACCGCGCAGTTCGAGCCGATGATCGACAACGTGGTCGGCGTCAAGCGCAAGGAGGCCGAGGGCCAGTTCGACCTGTTCGGCGGCGACGTGGTCTCCGACGAGCCGAGCTTCGGCCTCGACGTGGTCTTCTCCGAGGAGGAGTGGGAGAAGGGCTTCCTGCTCACCCAGGAGCGCGAGATGCTCGGCCTCTACGTCTCCTCGCACCCGCTGCACGGCATCGAGCACGTGCTGTCCGACAAGGCCGACTGCGCGGTGGCCGACCTCGCCGAGCGACCGGACGGCGCCATCGTCACCATCGGCGGCATCATCTCGGGCCTCCAGCGCAAGATGACCAAGCAGGGCAACGCCTGGGCCATCGCGACCGTGGAGGACCTGGCCGGCTCCATCGACTGCATGTTCTTCCCCGCCAGCTACCAGCTGGTCTCCTCCCAACTGGTCGAGGACGCCGTGGTGTTCGTCCGCGGCAAGCTCGACAAGCGGGAGGACGTGCCACGCCTGATGGGCATGGAGCTGTCCGTCCCGGACCTCTCCAACGCGCACGCCGACGCGCCGATCATCATCTCGATCCCCAGCGTCAAGATCACCCCGCCGCTGGTCGCCCGGCTCGGCGAGGTGCTCACCCACCACCGCGGCACCACCGAGGTACGGCTGCGCCTGGAGGGCACCCGGCAGACCACCGTGCTGCGCCTGGACCGGCACCGGGTGAAGAGCGACCCGGCGCTGTTCGGCGACCTCAAGCAGCTGCTCGGCCCCAGCTGCCTGGCGAGCACGGCGGTCTGA